Below is a window of Thermodesulfitimonas autotrophica DNA.
TTCTCCTTGAACTGGCGCAGCCCCTTGAAGCTGTAGAAAACATTGAAGTGTTCGTAGAGAAGGTGGGCCGTCTTCTCGGAAAGCGGTGCCCCAGGACCGCCAAGCCCCGCCAGAGGTGCCAAGCCAAGGCTGAAGCCCTGCATTCCCCGCTCCCGGAAGTATTCTGCCAGGGCAACAAATAAGAGTTCCATGGTGCCGTTTGGTGCTTCCGGTAACCGGCGCATTAGATCGATCGTCCCTACCCTGCCTTGATAAACCGGGACGATGTTGGCGAAGGCGATTTCTTTCCCCGCCGCTCCTACTACTGTTGCTACCGGGCAGTTGCGGAGATAATGGTAATCAAACCAGCCCAGCGCAAACCTTTTCTCTGTCCCGTGTTGACTTTTCAGCCAGGCGTCAGAAATGACTTTAAGGCGTTTCAGGAGCGCTTCGTCCAGGGGCGGCTGGTGAAATTCCACGCGGCAGCCCTGGCGCTCAGCGCGGCGCACCGCCTGGCGCACGGCTTTCATGGCCCCGCCCTCAAGGCTAAAAGTTGCGAGATCAATTATCGCCTCTTCCCCAATTTTTAATTTTTCAAAGCCTACCTGGGCGTAGTAAGGAAGAAATTCTTCCGTTACCTGAAAGAATGCGGGATACCAGTCGTGGCGGTGGCAAAAGTCCCGGAACTCCTCAATTACCTCTTGGGCTTCTGCGGGAGGGCCTACCGGGTCGCCGAGCGCGACCGCAATGTTTCCCACGACTGTATAGCCGATGACACTATGCCCTGAGCTGCTGAAAAAATAGGATTTATCCGGTAAAAGGAGCAAAAAAGCGAGCGTAGAGCGCCCCCAGCGGTTGAGGATTTCCCTTGCCCGCCGCACTTCTTCTGGTCTTACCCGGCGCCGGTAAAGCACCGGTTGGAAGACAAGCCCTGTTCCGTATCCAAGCGCCAGTATTTCCCCGAACCAGAGGGAATCAAGAAACCATCTGCCGCGGTGGGTCCGGGGGAACCGGGAAGGATAACTTCCCGTAAAAAGCACCCGGCCTGCTTCGCGGGCGGAAGCAGTTAGATCGAAGCGGGCACCGAAGTGCCGGTCGAGGAGGTAGAAACCGAAAAGCCCGTAAACATAAAGAGTGAGAAAAAGCGTGCCGCTAACCAGCAGGCTCCGGCCGAGCGAAGCCGGATCGCTCGCGACAGTGTAGGAATGACGCAATAGAAGCAGTACCACCAGGAGCGCAAGATTAACAAAGGCGGCGTCGTAATCCAGGCCTTTGGTTAGGTGGGCACCGGCGGCTAAGGCCAGCGCTACAAGGGCGAAAAACCAGGCCCGGCGTTTTCGTTTGGCTAAGCCCCAGCCAAGAAAGAGCAGCGTCAAACCTGTGAAAATGGATAGGAGCCACGTGGAACGGATAACGCCGAGAGGCAGGTATTCTTGCACCACCAGATAGCGTCCTGGGTGGTGGCTCAACCAGGAGTAGAGGATGTTGAAAAGGCCTGCTCCGGCAACCCCCACGGCAACCAAATATGTGAGGAACTTTTCCACCGCTGTCAATGGCCTGCACCACCTAAAAGAAAATCTCCCCTGAGTTTCAGCCGACGACATTGTACCTTTTTACCAGCCGCAGGGAAAATATTCCCGCTACGAAAGGCAGCCAAACAGTGATACCCCGGTAGACGAAAGTGATGAGCACGGCGCTTTCTGGCGGCACGCCAAGCGAAGCCAGGGCCGCAGTCATCGCTCCCTCGACAAATCCTATGCCTGAGGGGGTGACGGAAACAATCATAAAAAGGACGCCTACGGCGTAACCCGCGAGGAGGGTTCCCGGTGAAACGCCGCCGGTAAACGCTAAGAAGACTGCTCCCAGGGTACCGAGGCCCAGTGCTTCTACCATAAAGGCGTGTCCCACCACCCGCCCCAGACCGTGCGGCCGCGCTGCCAGCCACTGCGCGGCTTCTGCAAGGTGGGTGATGAAAGCAGCGGTTCGCTCGCCCACCGCTTCTCGCCGCAAAGGCGGCACAACCGTTCCGGCAAAGCGCACCCCCCGCTGCACCAGACCGATAAGCTTCTCCGGCCGGCGCACAGCCGCTGCCAACACGGCTACCTGTCCAGCGACAAAAGCCAGTAAGAGCACCGCCGCTACTTCTTCGTAGGTGGTTAGCCGGCCACTTGACCAGAGGTACCCGAACGCTCCTAAAAGGACGATACAGAAGGCCCCGTAGTCGAAAAGGTAAAAGACCAGGTTGATTAGTACGGCGCGGGCCAGGGTAGCGCCACGGCTCACCGCGTCAGCAACGATGAGCGCTGTTCCGGAAAGCGCCCCGCCGGGCGTTACCAACCCCACGAAGGCGCTCGCCGTCACTAAGCCGAGCAAACGCCACCAGGATTCTTTCACCCCTACGGCCCGGTAAATGGCGTGGTAAAAACCGGCCAGGTTAAAGAAAAATAGGACCTGCAACCCCAGAGCCACCAGCACCCAGAGCGGCCGGCCGTGCTTTAAGGTAAGGAGCAGTTTCTCGCCTTCGGTGTAGTGGGTGGCCAAAAAAAAGACGGCGCAGAAGATTAAAAGCGCAAAGAGAAAACGGTACAAAAGTTTCCCACCCCCAAAATCCTATTTATTATTCCAGAGCAGCAGCCACACCGGAGTAGTTTCGCCCTCCATCCTTTTCGGCAGCGCATTATACTTTCCCTGCCGGAATTTGGTGTCCGTTGCTGCCCCCAAAATAGTTTGGCAGCAATTCTTGCTCTCCCCTCTTAACTCTATGATTGTTGCCCCTTAAACCGTGTGGTATTATATGGATGGATAACACTGCGGCTCGAGGCGGTGGCATACTAAAATGAGCTTGAAATTACCGGAAATTCCCGTAACCCGCCGGGATGACCTCCACAACCTTGAGTATGTCGATAGCGCAGACCTCATCCTCTTTATGGCTGGGAACCAGTTTATGGTGATGGAGGAGTTACTCGCTGCCTTCCAGCGGGCCTATCCTGAAGTGAAGCGCATTTTTTACGAGACCCTTCCCCCTGGCCTTGAGCTGCAGCAAATTTTGGCTGGCGGCGCCCGCTTCGGGGGTATGGAGATCCGGGTCACGCCTGACGTCTATACCGCCGTGAGTGAGACAGCGATGCAGGAACTCGCGCAGAAGGGGCTTGTTAACGAATACTTTGTCTATTTGCACAACCGGATTGTGCTGATGGTGCCGCAGGGCAACCCAGCGGGAATCAGAAGGGTTACAGACCTTGCCCGCGACGAGGTGAAAATTTCGCAGCCCGGGCCGCTCGAGGATATAACGCGCCATATCGTAGCGATGTACCGCAAGGCAGGTGGTGAGAAGCTCGTCCATCGCGTCATGGAGGAGAAACGGGCCGAAGGGACGACCATCTTTACTCTGGTCCACCACCGGGAGACCCCGTTGCGGATCCGGAAAGGAACCGTCGATGTTGGGCCTGTCTGGGCCACGGAGGTAATCCACGCGCAGCGAGAAGGAATCCCGGTGGAAACGGTTGATCCCGGAGCTGAGCTTGACCAGCGGGACGAGGTGAACTACTACGTTGCTGCGCTCACCAACGCGCCCCATCCGGAAAACGCCCGTAAGTTTCTATCCTTTATCCGGTCGCCGGAAGCCCAGGGAATTTACGCCCGCTACGGCTTCCTTCCCCACTTCCCCGCCCCGCAGTAAAGGTTTATTTTATCCGGCGGGGTTTGGCGGCTGGCGGTGCGAAGAACCGCCACTTTAGCCGCTGGCCCTGCGGGGCGAGGTCGCTCCGCCAGTAGCTGTAAAGGAAATAGGTCACGGTGCCGAGAGCCATCCAGACGGCGAAACGGATCCAGGTAAGGTGCGGGAGGCTCAAAATGAGGTAGCCGGAGAAGGCGATCGAAAGGAGAGGCAGGTAGGGTGAGAGCGGGACGCGGAAAGGGCGGGGCGCTTCCGGGTTAGTTTTCCGCAATACTAAGACCCCGATGGCGACGACGATGAAAGCCGTTAGGGTGCCGATGTTGGCGAGTTGGGCGATAATGTCGATGGGGATGAACCCGGCGAGTAAAGCGACGGTGAGTCCCACCAGGAGCGTGTTGACGTACGGTGTCTTAAGACGCGGGTGAACCCGGCTCAAAACCGGTGGCAGAAGACCATCCCGGGACATCGCGTAAAAAACGCGGGTCTGGGCGTAAATCACCACTAACAGAACGGAGGTGATGCCCGCAAGCGCACCCACGGCAACCAGACCGCCAGCCCACGTGATTCCGGCCTTAAGGAGGGCGGTCGCGACGGGCGAAGCCACGTTAAGCTGGGTGTAAGGGACGAGGCCGGTAAGCACTACCGTAACCGCGATGTAAAGAACGGTGCAGATGGCCAGGGAACCGATGATCCCCACGGGCAGGTCCCGCTGCGGCCGGCGCGTCTCCTCGGCGGCGGTGGCCACGGCGTCAAAGCCGATGTAGGCGAAGAAAATGATTGCGGCCCCGTGCATGATTCCGGCGTAACCGTAAGGGAAAAAGGGGTGCCAATTGGCAGGATTAACGTAACGGACGCCTAGAATGATAAAAAGCAGCACCACGCTGAGCTTCACAACTACAACCACTTTGTTAACGGTGGTGCTTTCCCGGGTTCCGGCGGTGACCAAACCGGCAATGAGGAGGGCGA
It encodes the following:
- a CDS encoding amino acid permease — its product is MNTSIWRKKPIDKLLAEKEASKLRRSLGSVDLVALGIGAIIGTGIFVLTGVAAAQYAGPALILSFVVSGIAAALAALTYAELAAMIPVAGSAYTYAYASLGEFAAWIVGWNIILEYLVAAAAVAIGWSAYFGELLHSIGILLPAALTRSPLAGGMINLPAVLIALLIAGLVTAGTRESTTVNKVVVVVKLSVVLLFIILGVRYVNPANWHPFFPYGYAGIMHGAAIIFFAYIGFDAVATAAEETRRPQRDLPVGIIGSLAICTVLYIAVTVVLTGLVPYTQLNVASPVATALLKAGITWAGGLVAVGALAGITSVLLVVIYAQTRVFYAMSRDGLLPPVLSRVHPRLKTPYVNTLLVGLTVALLAGFIPIDIIAQLANIGTLTAFIVVAIGVLVLRKTNPEAPRPFRVPLSPYLPLLSIAFSGYLILSLPHLTWIRFAVWMALGTVTYFLYSYWRSDLAPQGQRLKWRFFAPPAAKPRRIK
- a CDS encoding lysylphosphatidylglycerol synthase transmembrane domain-containing protein, whose translation is MYRFLFALLIFCAVFFLATHYTEGEKLLLTLKHGRPLWVLVALGLQVLFFFNLAGFYHAIYRAVGVKESWWRLLGLVTASAFVGLVTPGGALSGTALIVADAVSRGATLARAVLINLVFYLFDYGAFCIVLLGAFGYLWSSGRLTTYEEVAAVLLLAFVAGQVAVLAAAVRRPEKLIGLVQRGVRFAGTVVPPLRREAVGERTAAFITHLAEAAQWLAARPHGLGRVVGHAFMVEALGLGTLGAVFLAFTGGVSPGTLLAGYAVGVLFMIVSVTPSGIGFVEGAMTAALASLGVPPESAVLITFVYRGITVWLPFVAGIFSLRLVKRYNVVG
- a CDS encoding molybdate ABC transporter substrate-binding protein yields the protein MSLKLPEIPVTRRDDLHNLEYVDSADLILFMAGNQFMVMEELLAAFQRAYPEVKRIFYETLPPGLELQQILAGGARFGGMEIRVTPDVYTAVSETAMQELAQKGLVNEYFVYLHNRIVLMVPQGNPAGIRRVTDLARDEVKISQPGPLEDITRHIVAMYRKAGGEKLVHRVMEEKRAEGTTIFTLVHHRETPLRIRKGTVDVGPVWATEVIHAQREGIPVETVDPGAELDQRDEVNYYVAALTNAPHPENARKFLSFIRSPEAQGIYARYGFLPHFPAPQ
- a CDS encoding bifunctional lysylphosphatidylglycerol flippase/synthetase MprF; the encoded protein is MEKFLTYLVAVGVAGAGLFNILYSWLSHHPGRYLVVQEYLPLGVIRSTWLLSIFTGLTLLFLGWGLAKRKRRAWFFALVALALAAGAHLTKGLDYDAAFVNLALLVVLLLLRHSYTVASDPASLGRSLLVSGTLFLTLYVYGLFGFYLLDRHFGARFDLTASAREAGRVLFTGSYPSRFPRTHRGRWFLDSLWFGEILALGYGTGLVFQPVLYRRRVRPEEVRRAREILNRWGRSTLAFLLLLPDKSYFFSSSGHSVIGYTVVGNIAVALGDPVGPPAEAQEVIEEFRDFCHRHDWYPAFFQVTEEFLPYYAQVGFEKLKIGEEAIIDLATFSLEGGAMKAVRQAVRRAERQGCRVEFHQPPLDEALLKRLKVISDAWLKSQHGTEKRFALGWFDYHYLRNCPVATVVGAAGKEIAFANIVPVYQGRVGTIDLMRRLPEAPNGTMELLFVALAEYFRERGMQGFSLGLAPLAGLGGPGAPLSEKTAHLLYEHFNVFYSFKGLRQFKEKFHPYWEPRYLIYPAPWLLPKAALAVVRANSGGSLRGYWQALKLARRQEKKASKA